DNA sequence from the Oryza brachyantha chromosome 5, ObraRS2, whole genome shotgun sequence genome:
gcggtcgccgccgtcgtgtcggacgtcgccggcgagggcgccgCGTCCAGCGCTGTGCCGTTCTTGCCCTTCAccggcttcggcggcggcgggggcggcgtcACCTTGATGCCCTCGCAGTGCACCTGGATGCCGATCTTCTTGGTCCTGAGGCTGCCAACCTTGACGCCGGCGCGCGTCTCGGCGTCGATGGCGACGGAGAAGGTGCCCGACTTCTTGATGtcggagccggcggcggtggggtcgACGGAGAGGGCGTtggcggcgatggtggcggTGAAGACGGTGGTGTTGCCGGCCTCGTGGGTGAACCCCGGCGCGATGGCGTCGCCGAGCGGGACGGcgttggcggcggtggccgccgagAAGGAGAAGTCGTCGTAGACGTAGACGACCTTCTTGTTGGGGTTCCTGGCCGTGACGGTGAGCTGGATGGAGTCGGTGAGCACCGGCGCGGTGGCCGACGACGAGAGGTTGAGCGCGGCGAGCTTGACCGACGACACGGTGAAGCTGGGGCGGTGCGGGCGGTAGATCAGGTAGAACGCGCCccccgcgacggcggcgacgagcgcgagcAGGATGACGACCAGCAGCGcccagcagaagcagcagcagaagctgcACCGGCACgaccgcccgcgccgccgcttcgCCGGCGCCTGCGGCCGGTAGATGGGCCGCTGGTACATCTGCGGCTTGGGCGCCGGGAACGACCCCGTcgcaccacctcctcccccgtTGGCCATTGCCGGCGGCGGGTTGGGCTTCGCGGCTGGGTACACGCGGTCGGCCAttggcgccgccgtggccgggaacgcgcggcgaggaagcggaggtggcggcggcggcggaagcgaGCGAGGAGGAGGTCTTCTCGtcgagtgagagagagagagagagcttgGTAATAAaagggagagggaaaaaagagagggacGCGTCACCAAATTCTACGCGCGAACGGGTGATGCCTCGACCCTTCACCTAATCATTTTGGTGCCTTGCTAATTGTTCTTCCCCCAAGCTTAATGCTTTTTGCCCTAACCAAACCTaggtgaattaattccttgtACCCTTTGGCACCTTAATGGATAGCATCACTGCATTGCATTATacatttctctctttttcttttactattttgtaatattttttcttgcattttttctgggttagaaaattaattgcacCATTCTAGGCATGATCCCAATGAATGTACCGTTGTAATAgcctgtgaaaaaaaaaaggaagagcaAGTTGGCATGTATCAGTCAATAAGCCATCCATGTGTGTCACATTTTATAATTAACCATGAGTAGAGAGCAGAGTGTGAGCAGTTACACATGGGGTTTGACTTTAGTGGCTGGAGTTGCTGTCAACAGGGTTGCTAAACAAAATTGGCTCCTGATGCTAAGCACCACTAATCTCAGCTAAGTTAATCTCCTATGGCAGGGAGGGGACCTCCAATAGAGAAACTAAAGAGATGAAAAATTGTCTCTAGAAATTGGCTAAACTACTCGGCAAAGAGGAATGTTCAGTGATGGTGGTTTGGTGAGCTGAATGTGATTTGGTTAATTTTTTCCCATGTTAAGTGCAGGAGTGGCACTAAAATGGATAGATTAAGGTGGTGGCAGGCTGTCattaggaggaggaggaagaggagagcaTGCAAATGCGAAATGCAAATGGAAAATGCAATGGCATGCATGCTCAGGGAAGCGAATTATTGGACGGCACGAGGGGTGCTGAGCTGGCGGCGTCGTGGCTGTCCGGGAAGGAACGGTCACCTCCCCTGCCTGGAAACAGGCCGAATCCAACCGTCCCCGTGGTGTGGGGCCCACTGGTCAGGATAGCCAGCCATCCAATCCTATGACCCACCCTTGCTTTTCCTTCCATTTTAGGCTTTTCCTTTATAcctatatttgaaaaattaaagtttaataataaaacttaaatttaaagataattttagtatttttttaactatagtttagttttagtttttagcctttgtataattattatttaatcgCTAGTAATGTATTTCTCTTATGCTTACTTTCACCGAAACAATAAGGGCCACAGTAATACGGTGGTAACCTCATTAAACTTAcacttaaaaatagtttaatttttttatataatcttGTATGGTCTATCCCAGGTTGACGTGGTTGCTCTTGTATGGTAAACCCGCCTCCGGCAATA
Encoded proteins:
- the LOC102720520 gene encoding NDR1/HIN1-like protein 13, whose amino-acid sequence is MADRVYPAAKPNPPPAMANGGGGGATGSFPAPKPQMYQRPIYRPQAPAKRRRGRSCRCSFCCCFCWALLVVILLALVAAVAGGAFYLIYRPHRPSFTVSSVKLAALNLSSSATAPVLTDSIQLTVTARNPNKKVVYVYDDFSFSAATAANAVPLGDAIAPGFTHEAGNTTVFTATIAANALSVDPTAAGSDIKKSGTFSVAIDAETRAGVKVGSLRTKKIGIQVHCEGIKVTPPPPPPKPVKGKNGTALDAAPSPATSDTTAATATVSTAAHSCKVRVRVKIWKWTF